A stretch of Fusarium poae strain DAOMC 252244 chromosome 2, whole genome shotgun sequence DNA encodes these proteins:
- a CDS encoding hypothetical protein (BUSCO:20689at5125), translating into MPCFKGIAVSIHANSAPLPEHGMQKQSRLSRISTYIPVPQPQLAESNKPEPAKFAISITLLTPGLPIPYSTPKPSDENPYPKPQFVGGLNTGERGKSTGVVNPYIPMTNSENETIAAYIYFDGRAKEEVATLLRPGEETWVNSRWVQVPDSEGGGLAEREFLFREVGLERWLNGLDLQGHDAAEKLEKRRQKFEKRRRRQGALEGNASADIEGGSSSRRSTLRYGADDKSPIEAVLDDSDSWSDDDDEPPEATGQIKVAMFRVLASGEIKKGEYSPQFDAHDGDEDDMGSKEGNGIDADVEHTTSFAKPKTLDPKTISTQTVTGIDGPDKPYAVFTFFYRGERQLQKLGVIQSSKNPQTTPSSVKRRSGQLDFSNLGPLKAGGTVGFSAFRDQASEASRRRKARKKSNGNIADDSDDDDDDDDANLGKMEEAYDKDVDTKLAPEDAKFQGELADGVDRIHLKRAHSADPDSIAASSASQTTNAGNPSAPNAGGSPANNNLSNAAIFDTPSKSTFQSPLKKYRPSVDYGAEGINFGSSSGLKTELDSAPRARSGSGTPSNAEVQKPKIDDEEEL; encoded by the exons ATGCCCTGCTTCAAGGGCATTGCGGTCAGCATCCATGCGAATTCTGCCCCGCTGCCAGAGCATGGCATGCAGAAACAATCTCGTCTCTCGCGGATCAGCACCTACATTCCTGTACCCCAACCTCAGCTCGCAGAGTCAAACAAACCCGAGCCTGCTAAATTCGCCATCTCCATTACGCTCCTTACTCCAGGCCTGCCTATCCCATACTCAACCCCCAAGCCCAGTGATGAGAACCCTTACCCGAAGCCTCAGTTCGTTGGTGGACTTAACACTGGCGAACGGGGCAAGTCAACTGGTGTGGTCAACCCTTACATTCCCATGACCAATTCCGAGAACGAGACCATTGCTGCCTATATCTACTTTGATGGCCGAGCCAAGGAAGAAGTTGCTACTCTGCTACGACCTGGCGAGGAGACTTGGGTCAACAGCCGTTGGGTTCAGGTCCCAGACTCTGAAGGCGGCGGTCTGGCTGAACGTGAGTTCTTATTCCGCGAAGTCGGCCTGGAGCGATGGCTCAACGGCTTGGATCTACAAGGTCACGATGCTGCCGAGAAGCTAGAGAAGCGTCGCCAGAAGTTTGAGAAGCGCCGGCGACGACAAGGGGCTCTTGAGGGGAACGCCAGCGCCGACATAGAAGGAGGATCTTCCAGTCGAAGGAGCACACTACGCTACGGCGCTGATGACAAGTCCCCTATCGAAGCTGTTCTAGATGATTCCGATTCTTGGtccgacgacgacgacgagccaCCTGAGGCGACTGGTCAAATCAAAGTGGCTATGTTCCGCGTCCTCGCCTCAGGCGAAATCAAGAAGGGCGAGTACTCACCTCAATTTGATGCCCACGATGGCGACGAAGACGATATGGGGTCTAAAGAAGGCAACGGCATCGATGCTGATGTCGAACACACCACAAGTTTTGCCAAGCCCAAAACCCTTGACCCCAAAACGATTAGCACCCAAACGGTCACAGGTATTGACGGCCCAGACAAACCTTACGCCGTCTTTACCTTCTTTTACCGTGGAGAGC GACAACTACAAAAGCTCGGCGTGATTCAGTCATCAAAGAATCCCCAGACAACACCAAGCTCGGTCAAGCGAAGATCAGGTCAGCTGGACTTTTCTAACCTGGGACCTCTCAAGGCTGGTGGTACCGTTGGCTTCTCTGCTTTCCGCGACCAAGCTAGTGAAGCCTCAAGACGGCGTAAGGCCCGAAAGAAGAGCAACGGTAATATCGCTGATGAcagcgacgatgacgatgacgacgacgacgcgAACCTGGGCAAGATGGAAGAAGCCTACGATAAGGACGTGGACACCAAACTCGCTCCAGAAGATGCTAAGTTCCAGGGCGAGCTGGCTGATGGCGTGGACCGTATTCAC CTTAAGAGGGCGCATTCCGCGGACCCAGATAGCATAGCTGCGTCTTCAGCATCACAGACTACCAACGCTGGCAACCCATCGGCACCCAATGCTGGAGGATCTCCTGCAAACAATAACTTGTCAAATGCAGCGATTTTTGATACCCCCAGCAAGTCTACTTTCCAGAGCCCACTCAAGAAGTACAGGCCTAGCGTTGACTATGGGGCCGAAGGTATCAACTTTGGATCAAGCTCAGGCTTGAAGACAGAGTTGGATTCAGCGCCACGTGCGAGATCCGGATCTGGAACACCCTCCAACGCTGAGGTGCAAAAACCCAAGATtgacgatgaggaagagCTATAG
- a CDS encoding hypothetical protein (TransMembrane:2 (o20-45i236-259o)), with protein METLQETARVVTSKPVQRAVVNTVLLVSTAATLFCTAAIASVLFFQNFLPHEVVTLPVHLQYGSGINPYGITSLQTPPMKTQQEYDVSLLLSMPRSAPNVERGNFMISLHMLGAKADVGLHTQAEQHASSHQGFDQANVLFSSRRPALFPYVDPLVSVASRVLFLIYHLFTPGSSTNSVIIPLAERVSFSKDSLLPKSAYIEVEAGQTIQVYHAYLQLTAQLRGLRWMMVHYRISTFLALTVVFWAFEVIFMGVAWGIWSVASGSPPAEDDVKRRRLKGLRDEDELTDHEETFPTYGKQQPLKYEPDIKPELDSEQPLSEIPRAGADADDEDDGSFDDKDEEDVEHKDSGIGTSYSEEGTSSIRRRTSRNRL; from the exons ATG GAAACCCTTCAAGAGACTGCCCGTGTCGTCACATCTAAGCCTGTTCAACGAGCTGTCGTTAACACCGTCCTCCTCGTCTCAACAGCCGCAACTCTATTTTGCACTGCTGCAATTGCTTCTGTACTCTTTTTTCAGAATTTCCTGCCTCATGAGGTTGTCACTTTGCCAGTACATCTCCAATATGG CTCTGGGATTAATCCATATGGAATCACATCACTCCAAACGCCGCCCATGAAAACGCAGCAAGAGTACGACGTGTCGCTATTGCTATCCATGCCGCGCTCGGCCCCAAACGTGGAGCGCGGTAACTTTATGATCAGCCTGCACATGCTCGGCGCCAAAGCTGACGTTGGGCTTCACACTCAGGCTGAACAACATGCGTCGTCACACCAAGGGTTTGATCAAGCCAATGTTTTGTTCAGTTCCCGCAGGCCTGCTCTGTTTCCTTACGTGGATCCGCTCGTGTCTGTAGCATCCCGTGTCCTGTTTCTGATTTACCACCTGTTTACCCCGGGATCGAGCACGAACTCTGTAATCATCCCATTGGCCGAGCGAGTCTCTTTCTCAAAAGACTCATTGTTACCCAAGTCGGCATACATTGAGGTGGAGGCAGGCCAAACAATCCAGGTGTACCATGCCTACCTACAGCTTACGGCTCAACTTCGTGGGCTTCGCTGGATGATGGTGCACTATCGCATTTCAACATTCCTGGCCCTTACTGTTGTTTTTTGGGCCTTCGAAGTGATCTTTATGGGCGTGGCTTGGGGGATATGGAGCGTTGCCTCGGGGTCACCACCTGCAGAAGACGATGTCAAACGCAGGAGACTCAAGGGTTTGAGGGATGAAGACGAGCTCACGGACCACGAAGAGACCTTTCCCACGTATGGCAAGCAACAGCCTCTCAAGTACGAGCCGGACATCAAACCAGAATTGGACTCCGAGCAGCCCCTGTCCGAAATTCCTCGAGCAGGAGCTGAtgctgacgatgaagacgatgggAGCTTTGACGACAAGGACGAGGAGGATGTGGAACACAAGGATTCGGGTATTGGCACGAGTTATAGCGAGGAAGGTACTTCAAGTATTCGACGGCGGACATCACGCAATAGACTATGA